The Malus sylvestris chromosome 8, drMalSylv7.2, whole genome shotgun sequence genomic interval ATGTTCGAGTAGAAGTTCGGATTACAGAATGAGTTATCTTAGGATAGTGATTTTCACTCTCGTCTTCTGTTTTTgtctttgatttatttcatacaaaagaaaaggaaaaagccGGAAGAGTGCAGAGTGCGAAAATCACTTCCCTCTGCACATCGCATCCGGCTGAAAAGGAAACAATTGCTTTAGCGAATTAGGGATCCATAAATTGCAATCAACAGCCTCACTTATATCACATTCTGATCAATTATACGATCAGCAAAACCATGTTATTCTCTATACCaacaaaaaacccaacaaatggCTGACAAAATATAACATCGAACATTTCGAGAGTAAGAAAAAATGCTGTGCAGTAGAACATTTAAAAGAATAAGAATAACACCAATAGGATTATATAAGCCTCTAAAcgaagaaaatgaatgaaacGACAGAATAATCGACCTCCAGAAGTTTGCGTCCTTCTAAACTCGTCTTCGTGTCTTGGCAAACTGCTGGATTTATGCCACTCATCTCAAGAATTTACTATACAAAACCACTGCCACTCCTTAGGGCAAATGCGACATCTCAGCACGGTCTGAGAACGTTCAGCAAGACAATGCCCGCCAAAAGTCCACCCCACGGTTATCTTTCCATGTAGCATCCTCGCGTTAACTTACAGTTTCTTGGGCAGATTATAAGTCTTCTTAAGAAACTTGGTAGCAGCTTCATCATTTCTGTAGCACAACACCCGGAGGAGCGTGTTTGGTTCAGTTGGGTTCCACTGCCCGGAAGTTGGGGGCAACGGGAGTCTGGACCTGGCGGACGAGCCATATGACTCCAAGGTCACACGTCTAAACCGTTCAACAAGACTCTCAGTATCGGTTTTGAAAAGAGGAAGCACACCTCTCACTGTTGTTGAAAACTTGTCTATTAATTCAGAAGGCAAGCCATCCCCATTGGCCCAGAATAGATCTTTGAGGGCTTTGAAATCATCCTCTATTATTTGGGAATCCTGCCGAGAGAATGCACGAGAGGGGCCTCCAGCAAGCAAAACCAGTAAGAATCCATCAAATGACGCTCTCATTATGTCAGTAATAATCCGCGTTCGAACTCTTTCGTGCACAGTGTTAGATATGATGAGTAAATTCTTCTCCAGCTCGTCAAGAAAAGCGTCTATCCTACAAGAGGATGGTTCCCCAACGTACAAACCATCCCACAGAACATGACTTAAGTCATGGAAGATCATTTTATAAGCCACTGCCTCACAAAGCTGTTGGATTGCTTCCACACAAGCTGCAGGTGTGAGTTCAAACTTTTTCCCCAGTCCATTCGAGAAGTCTTCTTCATTAGCAGATTTTGAATTTCTGAGATGAGTAATAATCCGTTTCTCCAAAACCTCCAACTCACTCCGGATTCTTTGCAGTGTGTttatacaaacacacatctgTGGTATCCCAAAGGAGTTATCCCCATTGAGTGTTGCAACCTGAGAGTTCCTCTTCTGAGGAACTGGtgatttttccttctttttgccAAATCCTTGGAACTTTGATCCAATGTTACATCTGGTCAATGCTGGAATAGTGGGAACAAACGTATTGCGAGATCCTGCACAACAAAAATGAACAATATTGGCTACCACAAAAAGAACACACCTTAGTCCACATACACATAACTTGAGTTACAAAATTATTTACCACATCCAGATTTTGCCTTGGTTACGTAGTATTGAAGACATCTATCAAGGCCGGTCATCAAGTCCGGAAGCAATGCAGGATGCATTGGTATTGGCAGCTGAAAGAATGCTTCCAGAGTTTCATCAAAGATTCGCAAAACTTCAACAGCAGATGGAGCATATCCGTCTTCGTTTACTTGTGGGTTCCATACCTGAAACAGTGCAATGTAAATGGTTATCTTTTGGAAAGATTCACCAAAGTCGCAAGTAATGAGTAAAAGTAACGAATGAAAAAAGCCTAACATTAAAAGAAAATGCAAAGGAGTGTTCCATATATAAGGCTGAAAAACACTATCAACATTTGATTCAGACTAACAGATGAATATAGTTAGTGCACACCTCTTGTTCTAGATTCCTATCAATCCATTCTTTCAGTCTATCCACTCTTGTCTTAATCCACACTTTCACCAGATTTGCAATTGCAGTTTCAGCCTCGTAAGGAGGCATCTCACGAATTATTGCCTTGCCACCGTCATCACTATCTACGGAATCTAAAACTGCTATCAGCACAAGATCTTTCTCCAGCTTATCTGCAGCTGTCAAAACTTGTACAGCATCTGGTGTCAACTCTACTATACCCGATATGAATTGTTTAATCTCATTCGCATAGCATGCATGAAGGGTTGCCACAGCTACCCCGGCCGCAAAAGGATGCCATCTCTTCAGTATTGGACTGAACACCTCTTTCTCCTTAACTGCCAGCTCACCAACGTCCTTTGCAAGGATGGCCAGAACAGGAAGGGGTTTAGGCTGGTGTCTTGATGCTCTCCTGCTTGAGTCCGCCTTTTCCATTCTCTGCATAataagtaaacaaaaaaaattcaggtCAGGTAGAGCAATATACGGACATCAATTATCatgtatattttttaattattgtttttgttctttttagGCCTTTCACAATAACAGTATACTGTTATGTCGTATGCATGATATGCCTTAAGCACGTAATGCAGACTCTGTATAATTAGGCTTTTATTTTGGGGTACATTGACAAAGCATACAACATCATGCAAGTTGTTGGATAAGAAATCCCGCTCTAGTATTCATGCTGCATAGATGTTACTGGCTTCACACAACATCAAATGATCCCCTAAAACCAAAATGGATATGAAATTCGTTGTATTTTCCCTCTTACTTAAGGAAGGAAAGGGAGGAGCCAATGGCAGATATTGAGGACTTGCCTGAGCAAAAGCAGTGCGTAATGATGATCTGATATAAGTGTCTATCCTGCTACGAGCAACATCAACTTCATTTTTTCTCCTCCTGCGGTACTCATTCGATATATCTTCAACTAAAATCTTAGCTGCTACTACACCCAGAGAAACAATTGCCTGCATGGTGTCAATGTTACTGTTATCAAAAGTGTCATGATACGCAAGGAGTCTCTTCTCTGCCCAACCCAATATTGAAGTCAATGTCGAACTCAAGATCTTGCAGAACTCGGAATCCTTTGTTGCCTTTGCATCTTTAGCAACTTCAGCTAGCTGACTATCAGCAGCGTACAATAGGTCCAATTCTACTTGACCAGTTGCAACAAAACGGTGAAATAAAACCCAAGTAAAGCAAAGGTTATGGAGCATCTGATTCATTCCAAGGATTGACCAGGTCTTCTTAATATGCTCCATTAGCTCGTCAACTTCCTCTATTATAGATGTTTCGTCGTGAAGATCAAAGCAGGCTTCTAGAAGCCTCTCATAAAGCCGGAGATTCAATGGTAACCCATCTGCCCAATGTGATGTATCATAGAGACCATCGGATGACCTGGACGCAAGAGCAGTAACAGCATTACGAAGAACCTGCAAAGTCTCATTATTTCTACCGGTTTCAAAGGGCCTGTCCAATGCCCCGTTAATAATTTGGCGCAACCTCTGTGCAGCATTATTCGACTTGTCTAGTGGCACATGGGGATGCAAGAGGAGACCGGCCTCAAGAATTTTGAGGGTTCTTTTTTGCCATGCATCGTATTCTTGTTGGTCAGTGAAATCAGAGGACTTGAGCTGCTGTAGCAGTTCCAGTGGGACCACCACTGACTCAATTCGCCTTCCAACCTGCAATGAGTACATCAAACAAAACACTTGATTAATTACAACTCCAATGCAAACGACCCTTCAACAAGAGCTCGAAAATACCGACTATAAACCAAGCATTCGGTGCAGCATACTAGCTAGAAACGAAGATTTTGATTCATTTAGCACTGTAAATTTCATAGGATCAAACTACATTTAGCAAAGAAACCATTTTTGCAATCCAAAATTGACCAAACCACTCTCAAATTTGAGCTATAAACAATCTCATCAGAATTATCAAAAAACAAACACTACCAACTAAAaataaatcaatacaaaattaaacccttcAAAGTCAGATTAACAAAAACCACAAatgagaaacaaacaaaaaggtACAGAAATTGAGCTGACCTGTGAAGCAGAAATCCTAAGCAGAGCTCTCCGGACTCTGGAGTCAGTAGCCTCAGAAATCCCCATTTGGATCCTCATCAGCTCACCCACCGTCATAGCCCTTTTGGGCTTCCCGGGACCCGACCCGGCCCCGGACCCGGCCGACCCAGGACTCTTCTTGGAGCCGGAGCCCGGTGATTTGAGacccaaagccttcttcatctTGCTGGCAGCAGTGTAAGTGAGCGATCTCTGCAGCGCGGGCGAGCCGTTGGGAGAATTGGCGTGCTGGATTGGCGAGTCAGCGGCGGAGGGTGTGAAAGTCAAGGCCTTTCCAGTAGATGTGCGACAGGCGGCGACGAAGATCTCGTAGGCGGTGAGTCGGAGGTCCGAGTCGCTGAGTTGGGCCGAGAGCTGGCCGAGAGGAGATGGGAGATCGGTGCCCATTGTGGCAATGGGTTTGTCGGGTATGGTGAGTGGTATGGCGGTAGTTGTGGTGGCGGCAGTGGTCCCCCTCTTAGATTGGCCCAGTGAAGAGAGGTCTCTGAAGAGGTGAGCCATTGAAGAAGATACagaggaaggaagagagagatgaagTCCAAGTATTGGACTGTAGTTGTACATTATACTCCCCTCTCTCCCACAAACATACACACCAACGgtgtcccattttttttttcttttttttttttggttaattgaaaattaatatattgttttatatatttatgattttttttatcaaatatatTTATGGTGACTATTTACACCGTCCtctttacttttcacacactttttttaattttaactcaTCGAATCGAATGAATCAAGCAAAATCAAAGAACTTAAATTAATAGGATGtcgaaaataaaaatagttgtgtt includes:
- the LOC126631670 gene encoding protein unc-13 homolog, with translation MYNYSPILGLHLSLPSSVSSSMAHLFRDLSSLGQSKRGTTAATTTTAIPLTIPDKPIATMGTDLPSPLGQLSAQLSDSDLRLTAYEIFVAACRTSTGKALTFTPSAADSPIQHANSPNGSPALQRSLTYTAASKMKKALGLKSPGSGSKKSPGSAGSGAGSGPGKPKRAMTVGELMRIQMGISEATDSRVRRALLRISASQVGRRIESVVVPLELLQQLKSSDFTDQQEYDAWQKRTLKILEAGLLLHPHVPLDKSNNAAQRLRQIINGALDRPFETGRNNETLQVLRNAVTALASRSSDGLYDTSHWADGLPLNLRLYERLLEACFDLHDETSIIEEVDELMEHIKKTWSILGMNQMLHNLCFTWVLFHRFVATGQVELDLLYAADSQLAEVAKDAKATKDSEFCKILSSTLTSILGWAEKRLLAYHDTFDNSNIDTMQAIVSLGVVAAKILVEDISNEYRRRRKNEVDVARSRIDTYIRSSLRTAFAQRMEKADSSRRASRHQPKPLPVLAILAKDVGELAVKEKEVFSPILKRWHPFAAGVAVATLHACYANEIKQFISGIVELTPDAVQVLTAADKLEKDLVLIAVLDSVDSDDGGKAIIREMPPYEAETAIANLVKVWIKTRVDRLKEWIDRNLEQEVWNPQVNEDGYAPSAVEVLRIFDETLEAFFQLPIPMHPALLPDLMTGLDRCLQYYVTKAKSGCGSRNTFVPTIPALTRCNIGSKFQGFGKKKEKSPVPQKRNSQVATLNGDNSFGIPQMCVCINTLQRIRSELEVLEKRIITHLRNSKSANEEDFSNGLGKKFELTPAACVEAIQQLCEAVAYKMIFHDLSHVLWDGLYVGEPSSCRIDAFLDELEKNLLIISNTVHERVRTRIITDIMRASFDGFLLVLLAGGPSRAFSRQDSQIIEDDFKALKDLFWANGDGLPSELIDKFSTTVRGVLPLFKTDTESLVERFRRVTLESYGSSARSRLPLPPTSGQWNPTEPNTLLRVLCYRNDEAATKFLKKTYNLPKKL